In one Alnus glutinosa chromosome 14, dhAlnGlut1.1, whole genome shotgun sequence genomic region, the following are encoded:
- the LOC133856767 gene encoding uncharacterized protein LOC133856767 yields MTVMPTQAQLIQDFEKLNIDVVPNEESTFIATLVIQPLIKDRFREAQENDPMLAELKEKVKRGEAPNFHITDDDILRHKIFQLCVPNDDELKRDILEEAHHMFMVQPSSTKMYQDEEKVLVEQHEEGCCKPAGLLQLLHVLEWKWDEVAMDFAVALPRAPSGQDTIWVVIDRLTKSAHFIPLKITDSMQKLAELYIKEIVKLHGIPAVIVSDQDP; encoded by the exons ATGACAGTCATGCCCACCCAAGCACAACTCATTCAAGATTTTGAGAAGCTCAACATAGATGTGGTGCCAAACGAAGAGTCAACATTCATCGCAACTCTAGTGATCCAACCACTAATAAAGGACAGATTTAGAGAGGCACAAGAGAATGACCCAATGTTGGCAGAGCTTAAGGAAAAGGTTAAGCGAGGAGAAGCTCCCAACTTTCATATAACTGATGATGATATTCTAAGGCATAAAATCTTTCAGTTATGTGTGCCCAATGATGATGAGCTAAAGAGAGATATCCTAGAAGAAGCCCATCACATGTTTATGGTACAACCCAGTAGCACCAAGATGTAtcaggatgaagaaaaagtattGGTGGAACAACATGAAGAGGGATGTTGCAAG CCAGCAGGACTCCTTCAGCTACTTCACGTTCTAGAGTGGAAATGGGATGAAGTTGCTATGGACTTCGCGGTTGCTCTACCAAGGGCACCAAGTGGACAAGACACCATCTGGGTGGTGATCGACAGACTTACAAAAAGCGCTCACTTTATTCCTTTAAAGATCACAGATTCAATGCAGAAGTTGGCAGAACTCTACATCAAAGAGATAGTTAAATTGCATGGCATACCAGCTGTTATAGTCTCTGACCAAGACCCTTGA